Part of the Triticum urartu cultivar G1812 chromosome 2, Tu2.1, whole genome shotgun sequence genome, CAAAATGAAAAGATGACATGGCCTAACGCGCGGCTGCATCCTCAAATTTTTGTCCGTTTGGCTTCCAGCCCGTCCCATTTCTGGCGCAAACATGCGCTCGTTTTGCGTCCACACGAACGCCGAACGGACGAGCATGCGCTTGCAGGTCGTCCTCCACGGGGATGCGTGGCGACTGCCCAACTACCTCCGCCGCCCAAACTAAATGGGCACGCGCGGTGGaccctgttggaaatatgccatagaggcaataataaaatagttattattatattttcttattcatgataatcgtttattatccatgctataattgtattgagtGGAAACTCAAATGCATGTgcggatacatagacaacaacatgtccctagtaagcctctaccagactagcttgttgatcaaagatggctatgGTTTCCTAGTCATAGACGTGAGTTGTCATTTAATAATGAGAtgacatcattagaagaatgatgcgATGAATAAGACCCAAATTATGAACGTAGCATATGATCGTATCaagtttatttctatcatttccTGCATGTCAAGTATATATTCCTATGACCATGAAatcatgcaactcactgacactgaCACCGGAGGAGTATCTTGTGTGTACCAAACGTCGCAACGTAACTAGGCGACTATAAATGtcctctacaggtatctctgagggtgtctgttgagttggcatggatcaagactgagatttgtcactccgtatgacggagaggtatctcagggcccattctgtaatacaacatcacaataggcttgcaagtaatgtgactaatgagttattcACGTGATCTTGTactacagaacgagtaaagagacttcttCCTCTCTGCagtgcttagcgaagctctgCCGAGATTCCACCACCACTGCCgccgccacgccgtcgtgctgtcggaggaCTCGAGCTACTACTTCACCATCGCTCGCTGGATCGAGAGGTGAAGGCATCATCAAGCCGTACGTGTGTTTAACGCGGAGATGTTGTCAGTTCGTCACTTGGATCGAGAGTTCATGGGACAGATCGtgattggatcgcgaagacattcgactacatcaatcgcgtttcTTAACGCCTCCGCTTAGCGATCTGCAAGagtatgtagatgcaatctccCCTTTCGTAGATGtttatctcctagattgatcttggtgagcgtaggaaattttttgtggCCCATGCAACATTCCCCGATAGGCCCCGGCTGTCATACACACATCTTGCGGTCGTCGTCCTTCTTAAATTGAAAGTCGTGGACCGGTTAGTCCACAGTTTCCACTTCCTGGCCGTCTTGCCTCCCCAAGCCCTGACAAACAAACCCTAGCTCTCCACCTCTCCGCCGGCGAAAATGGTGGGGCGATGGTTCCCCGGCCGCAAGACGAGGCACGACCACGAGGCCGGGTCGTCGTCcggtcgccgtcgccgcccctcCACCCCGCCTCCacgtccaccgccgccgcccgtgTTTCACATCGCGCCGGGTGGCGCCCCACCTCGCTAGCGACCATACGTCAAGGCGGAGGTGTGCTAGCGCTACTGGGAGACGCGCACGCCATTTCCGTGGGGCGACGTGCACCTCCCCAACAACTGGCACCTATCCACGGATCACGTGCCAGTCCCGTCGTCCCCCGGACCTCATCGATGATTGGAGGTACGCCGTGGGCTTTCCGCTGTGGGATACGTGGCTCCGTGACGAGCACAACATCCGGCGGCAGTCCTACTTTGCAGGCCGCCCACAAAGCCCGTGGCGCCCGCGCTGAATGTCGCGCGCCCTAGGTGCGCGGCCGCTGGCAGGTTCGTGACCTCACCCCTACGCCGTCGCCGTCCCCACCCCCCGAGCCAATGACGGCCGCCGAGTAGGAGGACCTAATGCGCAGGTGATGGAGGAGTCCGTCCACACCCACAAACCTGCCAGTGGCCAGGGCGGCGGCGACAACCCTTTTTACCCTTTCTTAATGTTTTTTAATTAGCTTGTTTATTTCACTGTGCGAACTTGGGTACTGTGAACGTTTTGATGCCTGTGTTTAATATTTTTAAAGTTATTTTTAATGTTTTATTTGAGGTTTTGGGGGTTTATTTTCGCATCCAAACAAGCAGACCGTTTAGGATGCGGCTGACCCGTTCAGTGCACCGGCGCCCACACGACCGCAAATGAACGGCTATGTCCGTTTTCCTGCACCAAACGGACGAAAGTCGAACGAACCGGATGTCCGTTTGGGTCGCGCCTTGCAGTTGGCCTTAAACGAACCTCCTGCAATGAACATTCATTCGTTCGCTCGGGTGGCCTCACCAAGGAACGTTCATTCGTTCATTGGCGAAAATAAAGTGCCCCGCTCCCTATTCTGTTCTACCTTAGCACGCATCTCGAGTGCGTCAGAAATCGGCACGCACTGAGCTACCGAAGGAAAAGAAACAGTCACCGTGCCCCCGCGCCGTCGCTGTCGCCGCCGTCGCCATCCAGTCCAGCGGGAAGATCACGATCGAGAAGTGGAAAGCCAGAAAACCAAACGGAAACCGGGGCAGCGTGCCGCCAGTATCCATTATCTCCGGTCAGTCAGCGGCCACACGCAACTTGGCCTCCGCGGTTTCGTCGGTGCGCCTACTTCTCACATCTCCAGCTCGCATAAATAGCCCGCGGTCTGCAAGCTAGGACGGCAAGCAAACCACATCAGATCGAGCCAAGAAACCTTCTCTCATCATTTTTAATCGTCCGTCGTCCCATAGTTGACTCTTGTTCATGATGGCGGGGACCGAGGCAGCGTCtgcggccgcggcggcggaggccAGTCCGGTGGAGGAGGGGACGACCAACAAGACGGTGGTGCTGGTCGGCGTGGACGACAGCGACCACAGCTACCGCGCGCTCGAGTGGGCCGTGCGTTACGTGGCGGAGACGGCCGGCCCCGGGGCGCCGGTGGAGCTCGTCGTCGTCCACGCCAAGCCGGCCGTGTCCTCCGTCGTCACGCTCGGCGGCCCCGGTACGTGCCGTCCGCGACCCCCTCCCTAACTAATTCTTGCTTATCTGAACCGGCCGGAGCGCTGATTTCTGGGGATCGGTCGATTTCACTTTCAGCCGCCGCCGGGGACGTGGTGAGGTACGTGGACGCGGACCTGCGCAGGAGGGCCGAGGAGGTCGTCGACAGGGCTCGCCGCCTCTGCGCCGCCAACTCGGTAACATCCACTACCAATTCCAGAAACGAGTAACAAGATCACGCCGATTGCTGCATGCTCTGCTTAACAGCCACATCTGGAATCGATCGCAGGTGCAGGGAGTGGTGAAGGTGATCGACGGGGAGCCGAGGTACGTGCTCTGCAACGCCGTCGAGAAGCACCACGCCGACTTGCTCGTCGTCGGCAGCCATGGCTACGGCGCCATCAAGAGGTAACTGATTTATTTATCTCCATTCTCCAGTCCCCCGTGCTGCAGAGCTAGTGGTCATGGATTGTGTCTGAACCTGGGCAATTCTTGCAGGGCATTTCTTGGGAGCGTGAGCGACTACTGCGCCCACCACGCGCACTGCTCGGTCATGATAGTCAAGCAGCCCAAGCCCAAGGAATGATCGATCGCCATTTCCAGTCCTCCAGTGTTGGCATTGTGCCATTTGCGTGCCCAGGCGCTGCACTGTATCCCTGTCTAATTACTGTACTCTATTAATTTGTTGGATCCTCCGAACGTTTATACATCGGTGCCTGACATGACGCTTTGGGTTCATCTTCTGGTGTCATCGCCGTTTGCCGCACTTGTTTGCATCATTAAGCCGGCAAGTTGAAAGATTGAGTGTACATTTATCTCTTGGATTGTCATTTCGGGCCATTGCACCGTCGATAACAAACACCTGAACAGAGATGAGCTTGATACctaagagcatcttcaacagcCGTCCAACGCGTGGCGCGTTAAAAACCAGTCTGCAGCGCATCCATCGTCTGGTTTGACGCGGCGGGCAGCACTGGCTTCATCAGccgcgctaaaatgcagcgcgcgcgTGTAGTTTCACCAGCGCGTAAAAATGCAGCGCGCGAGAGAAGCAGGCGCATGCTATATATTGCATTTTGGACACAAAATGAATTTCAAACAtcacaaaacaaagacatggcATAATTTAAATCACACAAACAAGTTGATGACAAAAAGTTCATGCCCACAAGTTCAAATTCATGCCCACAACATCATCCAACCAAGTTCAAAATGCAAACCAAATTCATGACACAAACGAAAAACATATCAACAATCAAGCCTtgtcctcatccaactcctccgAAGACgattcttcctcctcctcttcattgTCGCGCGCCGCATCCTCATCACGTGAAGTTCGGAAAGTGTTGGCAAGATCTTCAACGGCGTTTTCATGCGAAGATGTGTGAGGCACAATGGAAGACATTCCGCCCATGGCGCCTGGaggtgcacccatgcctcccatgccGGCCATGCCGCCCGGAGGTGCTCCGAagccacccatgcctcccatggtCTCCATGGTAGCTCCAAAGCCACCCGTGGCACCCATTCCGCCCATGCT contains:
- the LOC125541060 gene encoding universal stress protein YxiE-like, with the translated sequence MMAGTEAASAAAAAEASPVEEGTTNKTVVLVGVDDSDHSYRALEWAVRYVAETAGPGAPVELVVVHAKPAVSSVVTLGGPAAAGDVVRYVDADLRRRAEEVVDRARRLCAANSVQGVVKVIDGEPRYVLCNAVEKHHADLLVVGSHGYGAIKRAFLGSVSDYCAHHAHCSVMIVKQPKPKE